The following coding sequences are from one Novosphingobium sp. KACC 22771 window:
- a CDS encoding chemotaxis protein CheB, with protein sequence MTDTHNQPLSVPPPIVAIGASAGGLEAVSRLFDAMPGKTGLAFIIVQHLEPSHKSMMVELVAKHTKMPVVEAVEGAPLLPDTLTIIPPGRDITLRIGVLHLSTPRARYGARLPFDTLLASLAQGYGARTIAVVLSGTGEDGSHGLAALKAANGHVIAQQPEEAEYDGMARSAVATGHVDQVLALAAMPAALAAIAAQIVHAAPESAKASPPADGIAAIVTYLGTTTAHDFHGYKAGTIGRRIERRMAMLAVPRGDYAAYRALLEKEPVERELLARDMMINVTAFFRDPQVFDRVASEILPDLVKRLPAGRPLRIWVAGCSSGEEAYTLAMLASEALAAAGSAAKLQIFASDVDPEAIAFAREGLYPLASIGCIPPALLSRYFSKDEFGYRVSAHLRAQVVFSVQDVLSDPPFSRMDMVSCRNLLIYLDTAAQARVTSLFHFALREGGILLLGSSETIGKEGGRFDLVAKAERIYRHAVPSRPGEAGFPFSFGENLPRLAVPDSTATPARQTSLADICARAMLDGLAPAAVLVNRAGQCLYLTGSAERYLRLVTGYASTDLLAMAPPALRGKLRLALKQANAEQPQVQGGLTVLETPLGPIAFRFEVRFLGGRDEDLWLVAFLEDKDRGAQAADGDQPTVADTSQAQSRIAELESDLAAAQADLQVALAAQEVAYQEQKAINEEALSVNEEFQSTNEELLTSKEELQSLNEELTALNSQLQETLDRQRLTSDDLQNVLYSTDIGTLFLDKALKIRFFTPAIKTLFSVIPSDIGRPLEDLRALVPDAELLDDAQRVVADEVSIEREVCSRQGAWFVRRIFPYRARDARVEGVVITFADITERKATASALEAAKLEAELANMAKSRFLAAASHDLRQPLQSLTLLKTLLGQVVTGERAQGLLTRLGQTLRSMSDMLDTLLDINQIEAGVVEAHPQVFVIGDMLERLREEFTALAQASGLKLHVVHCSALVHTDPHLLEQMIRNLLGNAIKYTRKGRVLLGCRRRGNMLLVEVLDSGIGIAADLLHTIFEEFHQIGNAPEDGSRGLGLGLSIVQRLGQLLGLTVSVRSIPDKGSVFTITLPCGGEVDLAPEMARPVLVASVASAAQPRRVLVVEDEPDVLDLLEQMLRGQGYEVRGAGDAQLALGEVADGRFRPDVLLTDYNLPNGANGLDLLASLRTQLGGELPAIILSGDISTQTLARIAQADCVQLSKPVNADQLLRAIGKMDAKASVESHRVVPPELASAKLDVPQSGQLVWVIDDDARILSGLCEVLGAAGHRVAAYASGEAFLAAYQPTGESCILADLHLPGISGVDLLGMLRSRGDGVPLILITGSGGIGQAVEAMRMGACDFIEKPVAGEALMASIARALGQAHDMRLADAVHDGAAALVAGLTARQREVMMRVLSGHLSKNIAADLGISQRTVENHRAALMKRMQVRSLPELARLVMMAET encoded by the coding sequence CTTGCCCTTTGATACGCTGCTTGCCTCGCTGGCGCAGGGCTATGGCGCGCGCACGATTGCGGTGGTCCTGTCGGGAACCGGCGAGGATGGCAGCCATGGTCTGGCCGCGCTCAAGGCGGCGAATGGACATGTGATTGCCCAGCAGCCCGAAGAGGCCGAATATGATGGCATGGCCCGTAGCGCGGTTGCCACAGGGCATGTCGATCAGGTTCTGGCGCTGGCGGCCATGCCGGCTGCATTGGCGGCGATTGCCGCACAGATCGTTCATGCGGCGCCCGAGAGCGCCAAGGCATCACCGCCCGCCGATGGTATCGCGGCGATTGTCACTTATCTTGGCACCACGACCGCCCATGATTTCCACGGCTATAAGGCAGGCACGATCGGACGGCGCATCGAAAGGCGCATGGCCATGCTGGCGGTGCCGCGCGGCGATTATGCTGCCTATCGGGCGCTACTGGAAAAGGAACCGGTTGAGCGCGAGCTTCTGGCGCGCGACATGATGATCAATGTTACGGCCTTTTTTCGTGATCCGCAGGTGTTTGATCGCGTGGCGAGCGAGATCCTGCCTGATCTGGTCAAGCGCCTGCCGGCAGGGCGTCCGCTGCGGATATGGGTCGCGGGATGCAGCAGCGGCGAGGAGGCTTATACGTTGGCCATGCTGGCCAGCGAGGCGTTGGCGGCGGCTGGCAGTGCGGCAAAGTTGCAAATTTTCGCTTCCGATGTCGATCCCGAAGCCATCGCCTTCGCGCGGGAGGGGCTCTACCCACTGGCCAGCATCGGCTGCATTCCGCCCGCTCTGCTCTCGCGCTATTTCAGCAAGGACGAGTTCGGCTATCGCGTCAGCGCGCATTTGCGCGCGCAGGTGGTGTTCTCGGTGCAGGATGTGTTGAGCGATCCGCCCTTTTCGCGGATGGATATGGTGTCTTGCCGCAATTTGCTGATCTATCTCGACACGGCGGCGCAGGCACGCGTCACCTCACTATTTCATTTTGCCCTGCGCGAGGGTGGCATTCTGCTGCTTGGCTCGTCCGAAACGATCGGCAAGGAAGGCGGGCGCTTCGATCTGGTCGCCAAGGCCGAGCGTATCTATCGCCATGCTGTGCCCAGCCGACCGGGAGAGGCGGGTTTTCCTTTCAGCTTTGGCGAGAACCTGCCGCGCCTCGCCGTGCCGGACAGCACTGCCACGCCCGCGCGGCAGACCAGCCTTGCTGACATTTGTGCCCGTGCGATGCTGGATGGGCTGGCGCCCGCAGCTGTGCTGGTGAACCGCGCAGGGCAATGCCTCTATCTTACCGGCAGCGCGGAACGCTATCTCCGGCTGGTCACCGGCTATGCCAGCACCGATCTGCTGGCGATGGCGCCGCCTGCGCTACGCGGCAAGCTAAGGCTGGCGCTCAAACAGGCCAATGCCGAGCAGCCGCAGGTGCAAGGCGGCTTGACAGTTCTGGAAACCCCGCTCGGGCCTATCGCCTTCCGTTTCGAGGTCCGCTTCCTGGGGGGGCGGGATGAGGATCTTTGGCTGGTCGCCTTCCTGGAGGACAAGGATCGCGGCGCGCAGGCAGCAGATGGCGATCAGCCTACTGTCGCCGACACCAGTCAGGCCCAGTCCCGCATCGCTGAACTGGAGAGCGATCTGGCTGCCGCGCAGGCCGATTTGCAGGTCGCTCTGGCGGCGCAAGAGGTGGCCTATCAGGAGCAGAAGGCGATCAACGAGGAGGCCTTGTCGGTCAACGAGGAATTCCAATCGACCAACGAGGAATTGCTGACTTCCAAGGAGGAATTGCAATCGCTCAACGAGGAACTGACTGCACTCAACAGCCAGTTGCAGGAAACCCTCGATCGTCAGCGTCTGACTTCGGACGATCTTCAGAATGTGCTCTATTCCACCGATATCGGCACGCTGTTTCTCGACAAGGCGCTCAAGATCCGTTTCTTTACTCCAGCGATCAAGACGTTGTTCTCGGTCATTCCGAGCGATATCGGGCGGCCGCTGGAAGATTTGCGCGCATTGGTGCCCGATGCCGAATTGCTCGACGATGCGCAAAGGGTGGTGGCCGACGAGGTTTCTATTGAGCGCGAAGTATGCTCGCGGCAGGGCGCGTGGTTTGTGCGCCGCATCTTCCCCTATCGCGCGCGCGACGCCCGTGTCGAAGGCGTGGTCATCACCTTCGCCGACATCACCGAGCGCAAGGCCACGGCCAGTGCGCTGGAAGCCGCCAAACTCGAGGCCGAACTGGCCAATATGGCCAAGTCCCGATTTCTGGCGGCGGCGAGCCATGATCTGCGCCAGCCTTTACAATCGCTGACTCTGCTCAAGACCTTGCTGGGGCAGGTGGTCACGGGCGAGCGGGCGCAGGGCCTGCTCACCCGGCTCGGACAGACGTTGCGCTCAATGTCGGACATGCTCGACACGTTGCTCGATATCAACCAGATCGAGGCAGGTGTTGTCGAGGCGCATCCTCAGGTTTTCGTGATTGGTGACATGCTCGAACGGCTCCGCGAGGAATTTACCGCTCTGGCTCAGGCTAGCGGGCTGAAGTTGCATGTCGTACACTGCTCGGCGCTGGTGCATACCGATCCGCATCTGCTGGAGCAGATGATCCGCAACCTGCTTGGCAATGCCATCAAATACACCCGCAAGGGTCGCGTATTGCTCGGGTGTCGGCGGCGCGGAAACATGCTGCTGGTCGAAGTGTTGGACAGCGGGATCGGCATTGCCGCCGACCTGTTGCACACCATCTTCGAGGAGTTCCACCAGATCGGCAATGCGCCAGAGGATGGCAGTCGCGGTCTGGGGTTGGGTCTTTCGATCGTGCAAAGGCTCGGGCAACTGCTTGGGCTTACGGTGAGCGTGCGTTCGATACCGGACAAGGGCTCGGTGTTCACGATCACCTTGCCATGCGGCGGTGAGGTTGATCTTGCGCCTGAAATGGCCAGACCCGTGCTGGTTGCCAGTGTTGCAAGCGCAGCGCAGCCCCGCCGTGTTCTTGTGGTGGAGGACGAGCCGGATGTGCTCGACTTGCTCGAACAAATGCTACGCGGGCAGGGTTATGAGGTGCGTGGCGCAGGAGATGCGCAACTTGCGCTTGGCGAAGTGGCCGATGGCAGGTTCCGGCCCGATGTGCTGCTGACCGATTATAATCTACCTAATGGCGCCAACGGCCTGGACCTGTTGGCAAGCCTGCGTACCCAGCTTGGGGGGGAATTGCCCGCGATCATCCTCTCGGGCGATATTTCCACCCAGACATTGGCCCGCATCGCGCAGGCTGATTGTGTGCAGTTAAGTAAACCGGTCAATGCCGACCAACTGTTGCGCGCTATTGGAAAAATGGACGCGAAGGCAAGTGTGGAGAGTCACCGGGTCGTTCCGCCTGAGCTGGCTTCGGCCAAATTAGACGTTCCACAATCGGGCCAGCTGGTCTGGGTGATTGATGATGACGCGCGTATTCTGTCTGGCCTCTGTGAAGTGCTGGGCGCGGCTGGCCATCGGGTGGCTGCTTATGCCAGTGGGGAGGCGTTTCTGGCAGCGTATCAGCCGACTGGTGAAAGCTGCATTCTGGCTGATCTACATCTGCCCGGTATCAGCGGGGTTGATTTGCTGGGGATGCTAAGGTCGCGGGGGGATGGCGTGCCGCTGATCCTGATAACCGGCAGCGGGGGCATCGGGCAGGCAGTCGAAGCCATGCGGATGGGGGCTTGCGATTTCATCGAAAAGCCTGTGGCGGGCGAGGCGCTCATGGCCAGCATCGCACGCGCGCTGGGTCAAGCCCATGATATGCGCCTGGCCGATGCGGTCCATGACGGGGCGGCGGCACTCGTGGCCGGGCTGACTGCGCGCCAACGCGAGGTGATGATGCGCGTTCTGAGCGGGCATCTCAGCAAGAATATCGCTGCCGATCTGGGCATTAGCCAGCGTACGGTGGAAAACCATCGGGCGGCATTGATGAAGCGAATGCAGGTGCGATCGCTGCCCGAATTGGCACGGCTTGTGATGATGGCGGAAACCTAG